Proteins encoded together in one Planctomyces sp. SH-PL14 window:
- a CDS encoding serine/threonine-protein kinase codes for MSPKAMEYSTLDGPVCGSFLPIPDTDHALSGGVSTLATSGHMRRPQPGGLSALPAVWGGVSPDDCSQDRVTRLLDRLAPGRLENSLGRLAHFEVMGVLGRGAFGVVLKAFDTPLRRYVAIKVLNPDLPPDCPSRRRFVREARTAAAVRHPHIVGIHGVGENPYPYLVMEFVPGRTLQDMLEESGPLPIHDVLRYGHQMATGLAAAHAKGVIHRDVKPANILVEHQGERRARITDFGLARAVDDTSLTQSGIILGTPLYMSPEQVRGDALDQRVDLFSLGSVLYALCSGHPPFAAPTAAAVLKRVADEPAAPIHSHRADVPDALARLISDLHQKWPADRPQTAREVADRLARCRMDLRDEARSDRRRGRDPRLLACSTRDPEWRRSDRNCAAFYRPRMATVIATHLLQFLTVAAGAALTLKVFLG; via the coding sequence ATGTCCCCGAAAGCGATGGAGTATTCAACGCTGGACGGGCCGGTATGCGGCTCGTTCCTTCCCATCCCGGATACGGACCACGCCCTGTCCGGCGGCGTCAGCACGCTCGCGACCTCGGGACACATGCGGCGGCCTCAACCCGGCGGGCTCTCCGCGCTGCCGGCGGTCTGGGGGGGCGTTTCGCCGGATGACTGTTCGCAGGACCGCGTCACCCGGCTCCTGGATCGGCTCGCCCCCGGACGCCTCGAGAATTCCCTGGGACGTCTCGCACACTTTGAGGTCATGGGAGTTCTCGGGCGGGGCGCCTTCGGGGTCGTCCTCAAGGCGTTCGACACGCCTCTCCGCCGCTACGTGGCGATCAAGGTCCTGAACCCGGACCTCCCCCCGGACTGCCCGTCGCGACGGCGGTTCGTCCGCGAGGCCCGGACGGCGGCGGCGGTCCGACATCCGCACATCGTCGGGATCCATGGCGTCGGCGAGAACCCGTACCCCTACCTGGTCATGGAGTTCGTTCCCGGCCGGACGCTGCAGGACATGCTCGAGGAATCGGGTCCGCTCCCGATCCACGACGTCCTCCGGTACGGACACCAGATGGCCACCGGCCTCGCCGCGGCCCATGCCAAGGGGGTCATCCACCGCGACGTCAAACCGGCCAACATCCTCGTGGAGCATCAGGGGGAGCGACGGGCCCGGATCACGGACTTCGGCCTCGCGCGGGCGGTCGACGACACGAGCCTGACGCAGAGCGGAATCATCCTGGGGACGCCGCTCTACATGTCCCCCGAGCAGGTCCGCGGCGATGCGCTCGACCAGCGCGTAGACCTCTTCAGCCTGGGGAGCGTGCTGTACGCCCTCTGCAGCGGCCACCCGCCGTTTGCCGCGCCGACCGCCGCCGCCGTCCTGAAGCGGGTCGCCGACGAACCGGCCGCTCCGATTCACAGCCACCGCGCGGACGTTCCGGATGCGCTGGCGAGGCTGATCTCCGATCTCCATCAGAAGTGGCCGGCGGACCGGCCTCAGACGGCGCGGGAGGTCGCCGACCGCCTCGCCCGCTGTCGGATGGACCTGCGTGACGAGGCCCGCAGCGACCGCCGCCGTGGGCGGGACCCGCGGCTCCTGGCCTGTTCAACGCGCGATCCGGAGTGGCGGCGGAGCGACCGGAACTGTGCCGCGTTTTACCGACCCCGCATGGCCACTGTGATCGCGACGCATCTGCTGCAGTTCCTGACCGTGGCCGCGGGGGCGGCCCTGACGCTCAAGGTCTTCCTCGGATAA
- a CDS encoding bis(5'-nucleosyl)-tetraphosphatase gives MPELKSCGILIVRGNPLSDFLLMKHPKRWDLPKGHIDDGETELECALRETWEETGIAKEAIRLDPDFRYTQQYYVKYARTDGKRQLKTLVIYLGWIEGDPTIKLTEHDGYKWFKWKPPHRIQDFTIDPLLAAVQKHLVPGSPPTASKGNKK, from the coding sequence GTGCCGGAACTGAAGTCCTGCGGAATTCTGATCGTTCGCGGGAATCCCCTCTCCGACTTCCTGCTGATGAAGCATCCCAAGCGGTGGGACCTTCCGAAGGGGCACATCGACGACGGCGAGACCGAACTCGAATGCGCCCTGCGGGAGACGTGGGAGGAAACGGGCATCGCCAAGGAGGCGATCCGCCTCGACCCGGACTTCCGCTACACGCAGCAGTACTACGTCAAGTACGCCCGGACGGACGGCAAGCGGCAGCTCAAGACCCTCGTGATCTACCTGGGCTGGATCGAAGGGGATCCGACGATCAAGCTGACGGAGCACGACGGCTACAAGTGGTTCAAGTGGAAGCCGCCGCACCGCATCCAGGACTTCACGATCGATCCGCTCCTGGCGGCGGTCCAGAAGCATCTCGTTCCCGGAAGTCCGCCGACCGCGAGCAAGGGGAACAAGAAGTGA
- a CDS encoding NuoI/complex I 23 kDa subunit family protein → MSGFGEWLRNIYVAVTTVLEGLWVTLGTMFATYRRKTFAEIYEYPETPVPVKARYRGFHRFDLTTCIGCEKCAAACPVDCIYIDKVKSPVGKGFRIDGFTIDYTKCMFCALCVEPCPVDCIFMGSNHDLSCFSRDGCIVDYAKVPLEVAWGQATLNPTAVAESKVLHQPVWVKGEASPYEFAAPEDH, encoded by the coding sequence ATGAGCGGATTTGGTGAGTGGCTCCGCAACATCTATGTGGCCGTGACGACCGTCCTGGAAGGACTGTGGGTCACGCTCGGGACGATGTTCGCGACGTACCGGCGGAAGACGTTCGCTGAGATCTACGAGTACCCGGAGACGCCGGTCCCCGTGAAGGCTCGATACCGCGGGTTCCACCGCTTTGACCTCACGACCTGCATCGGTTGTGAGAAGTGCGCCGCGGCCTGTCCGGTGGACTGCATCTACATCGACAAGGTCAAGAGCCCCGTCGGCAAGGGCTTCCGCATCGACGGGTTCACGATCGACTACACCAAGTGCATGTTTTGCGCGCTCTGCGTCGAACCATGCCCGGTGGACTGCATCTTCATGGGCTCCAACCACGACCTGAGCTGTTTCAGCCGCGACGGGTGTATCGTGGACTATGCCAAGGTCCCGCTGGAAGTGGCGTGGGGGCAGGCGACTCTCAATCCCACGGCCGTTGCGGAATCAAAGGTGCTCCACCAGCCGGTCTGGGTCAAAGGGGAAGCCTCTCCGTACGAGTTCGCCGCCCCGGAAGATCATTAG
- a CDS encoding carbon-nitrogen hydrolase family protein codes for MKIAGAQIDIRISEPAANVARMSDVLRETHRGGAELTIFPECAISGYCFGSREEAQEAAETMPGPSTFALAAVCRELGTHAVVGGLERDEDRLFNVAVLIGPGGVLARYRKVHLPYLGVDMLTTHGDEPLAVHTMGGLNLGMQICYDAAFPEASRVQTLLGADLIALPTNWPPGAETTARHAIPTRALENAVYFVAVNRVGVERGVRFIGLSSICGPTGETLAASNDAEPTILYAEIDPARSRQKRIIRVPDKHEIDRLADRRPEFYGLLTEPHSLTMPRDLHR; via the coding sequence ATGAAGATTGCCGGCGCCCAGATCGATATCCGGATCTCCGAGCCTGCCGCGAACGTCGCGCGGATGAGCGACGTCCTGCGGGAGACGCACCGCGGCGGAGCCGAGCTGACGATTTTTCCGGAGTGCGCGATCTCCGGGTACTGCTTCGGCAGCCGGGAGGAGGCCCAGGAGGCCGCGGAAACGATGCCGGGGCCGTCGACCTTCGCCCTGGCGGCGGTCTGCCGGGAGCTGGGAACGCATGCTGTCGTCGGGGGGCTGGAGCGGGACGAGGATCGGCTGTTCAACGTCGCCGTGCTGATCGGTCCCGGCGGAGTGCTGGCCCGTTACCGCAAGGTGCATCTGCCGTATCTGGGGGTCGACATGCTGACGACCCACGGGGACGAGCCGCTGGCGGTTCACACCATGGGCGGTCTCAACCTCGGAATGCAGATCTGTTACGACGCGGCGTTCCCCGAGGCGAGCCGCGTGCAGACGCTCCTTGGGGCGGACCTGATCGCGCTGCCGACGAACTGGCCTCCGGGGGCGGAGACGACGGCCCGCCACGCGATTCCGACGCGGGCCTTGGAGAACGCCGTCTATTTCGTCGCGGTCAACCGGGTCGGCGTCGAGCGGGGCGTCCGGTTCATCGGTCTCAGCAGCATTTGCGGGCCGACCGGCGAGACCCTGGCGGCGAGCAACGACGCTGAGCCGACGATTCTTTACGCCGAGATTGACCCGGCGCGGTCCCGGCAGAAGCGGATCATCCGTGTGCCGGACAAGCACGAGATCGACCGTCTTGCCGACCGCCGGCCGGAGTTTTACGGGCTGCTGACGGAGCCGCATTCGCTGACGATGCCGCGCGACTTGCACCGGTAG
- a CDS encoding DUF2203 domain-containing protein, whose product MTATPPPPNAARKFFTVAQANSTLPLVKAVVADIVTLSQDVKDRQDRLREIRGRRGAGRKTSDAYSEEVQQMEDELEADVERIRGFVEELRRIGVELKDPLMGLVDFRSMMDGREVYLCWRHGENEVEFWHELDAGYSGRHSLLERAEH is encoded by the coding sequence ATGACTGCCACGCCTCCACCTCCCAACGCTGCCCGAAAGTTTTTCACTGTCGCTCAGGCGAACAGCACCCTCCCGCTCGTGAAGGCGGTCGTGGCGGACATTGTCACCCTCTCCCAGGACGTGAAAGACCGGCAGGATCGGCTCCGGGAAATCCGCGGTCGCCGCGGCGCGGGCCGCAAGACGAGCGACGCCTACTCCGAAGAAGTCCAGCAGATGGAGGACGAGCTGGAGGCAGACGTCGAACGCATCCGGGGCTTCGTCGAGGAACTCCGCCGGATCGGGGTCGAGCTCAAGGATCCGCTGATGGGCCTCGTCGACTTCCGGTCGATGATGGATGGCCGCGAGGTGTACCTCTGCTGGCGGCACGGCGAGAACGAAGTGGAATTCTGGCACGAACTGGACGCCGGCTACTCGGGCCGGCACAGCCTCCTGGAGCGGGCGGAACATTGA
- a CDS encoding NADH-quinone oxidoreductase subunit C yields the protein MTIQQIFERLTNTFGSERIVTVHEAAKDPWIEVAPSAIHEVGLFLRDDPQLQLDHLCDLTGVDYLEPDAKLAKNFPYTPHLEVVYHLYSYNQKHSCVIKVKLPRWKGDQTGQLPEVSTVSDIWPIANWHEREAYDLMGIRFVGHPNLVRILCVEDWEGHPLRKDYVFPKEYHGMRG from the coding sequence ATGACGATTCAGCAGATCTTCGAGCGGCTCACCAACACCTTCGGGTCGGAGCGCATCGTCACGGTCCACGAGGCGGCCAAGGATCCGTGGATCGAAGTCGCCCCGTCGGCGATCCATGAAGTCGGCCTCTTCCTGCGGGACGACCCGCAGCTTCAGCTCGACCACCTGTGCGACCTGACCGGCGTCGACTATCTCGAGCCGGACGCCAAGCTCGCCAAGAACTTTCCGTACACTCCGCACCTCGAGGTTGTCTACCACCTCTACAGCTACAACCAGAAGCACTCCTGCGTCATCAAGGTGAAGCTGCCGCGGTGGAAGGGGGACCAGACGGGACAGCTCCCGGAAGTCTCGACCGTCTCGGACATCTGGCCGATCGCCAACTGGCACGAGCGGGAAGCCTATGACCTGATGGGGATCCGCTTCGTCGGCCATCCCAACCTCGTCCGCATCCTGTGCGTGGAGGACTGGGAGGGGCATCCCCTGCGGAAAGACTACGTGTTCCCGAAGGAATACCACGGGATGAGGGGTTAG
- a CDS encoding NADH-quinone oxidoreductase subunit D, which produces MSLAEIDDQRVIEFDVRTDEMLVNMGPQHPSTHGVLRLLLRTDGEIVHEVTPHIGYLHRCAEKIGENLTGPQWIPYSDRMDYLAAMNMNLGQALVFEKLIGMEVPEKAMVLRLIIGEMNRIASHLVGMGAYGLDLGSFSPFLYAFREREIVLDLFEEVCGARLTYSYITIGGVTHDLPKTITIPPGLASLTGKSPNLQLSWIDACLMFLEWLEKRIVEYHTLLTRNSIFIKRTAGIGILPREMAIGYGCTGPVLRGSGVDFDLRRDGEKIYTRMYDGFQFEIPVAPFKDAPPEAILGDNWCRFYVRMMEVVQSIRLVRQGIAKYPAAAGTHRVPYKMTQKLPVDEAYLETECPRGQMGFYIVGDGQPEPLRARAKSSCFCNLSVTGPLCTGVLIADIPAIVGSLDIVMGEIDR; this is translated from the coding sequence ATGAGCCTTGCCGAAATCGACGACCAGCGTGTGATCGAGTTCGACGTCCGGACGGACGAGATGCTCGTCAACATGGGGCCGCAGCACCCCAGCACCCACGGCGTGCTCCGGCTCCTGCTGCGGACCGACGGCGAAATCGTCCATGAAGTGACGCCGCACATCGGCTACCTGCATCGCTGCGCGGAGAAGATCGGCGAGAACCTCACCGGGCCGCAGTGGATTCCCTACAGCGACCGGATGGACTATCTGGCCGCGATGAACATGAACCTCGGTCAGGCGCTCGTCTTCGAGAAGCTGATCGGGATGGAAGTCCCCGAGAAGGCGATGGTCCTGCGGCTCATCATCGGTGAGATGAACCGCATCGCCAGCCATCTCGTCGGGATGGGGGCGTACGGGCTCGACCTCGGCTCGTTCAGCCCGTTCCTGTACGCCTTCCGCGAGCGGGAGATCGTCCTCGACCTCTTCGAAGAGGTCTGCGGCGCCCGGCTCACCTACAGCTACATCACAATCGGTGGCGTGACGCACGACCTGCCGAAGACGATCACGATCCCCCCCGGCCTCGCGTCGCTGACCGGCAAGAGCCCCAACCTGCAGCTCTCCTGGATCGACGCCTGCCTGATGTTCCTCGAGTGGCTCGAGAAGCGGATCGTCGAGTACCACACGCTGCTGACCCGCAACTCGATCTTCATCAAGCGGACCGCCGGCATCGGGATCCTGCCGCGGGAGATGGCGATCGGCTACGGCTGCACGGGCCCTGTCCTTCGCGGAAGCGGCGTCGATTTCGACCTCCGCCGCGACGGCGAGAAGATCTACACCCGGATGTACGACGGGTTCCAGTTCGAGATCCCGGTCGCTCCGTTCAAGGACGCCCCGCCCGAGGCGATCCTCGGCGACAACTGGTGCCGGTTCTACGTCCGGATGATGGAAGTGGTCCAGTCGATCCGGCTCGTTCGGCAGGGGATCGCCAAGTACCCCGCGGCCGCCGGCACGCACCGCGTCCCGTACAAGATGACGCAGAAGCTTCCGGTCGACGAAGCGTACCTGGAGACCGAGTGCCCCCGGGGCCAGATGGGGTTCTACATTGTCGGCGACGGCCAGCCGGAGCCGCTCCGGGCCCGGGCCAAGAGCTCCTGCTTCTGCAACCTCTCAGTGACGGGGCCTCTCTGCACCGGCGTCCTGATCGCCGACATCCCCGCGATCGTCGGCTCGCTCGACATCGTGATGGGCGAGATCGACCGCTGA
- a CDS encoding sensor histidine kinase — protein sequence MSVDTRYVRAQRHDLLAEVIHRESATIISRWADRALAEQGDRERIHHAELIDHLPQFLDDLSRSLAESREDSSRDRWAREHGQQRWHAGWSLPEVVRDYQLLQVILLDHLEDCLGRPLSSREFMAVGVALDDAIATSVSAYVDETEGRHRLSADALRDQTQRLKELDRRRSEFLAVLGHELRNPLGPIKTALDLMSLASDAETIGWSRDVLTRQVDQMMRLVDDLLDFSRLSQGKLNLQRDRVDFARVVREAVSDLRAVFQQSELTLDCDVEGAPVWIEGDAVRLRQVVTNLLLNARKFTDPQGRVTVRLAADGNDGGPGTATLRIRDTGIGIEPELLPRIFETFTQGRASLEDGRSGLGLGLALVKQLLDHHSGEVAAASDGPGCGSEFVVRLPLLPA from the coding sequence ATGAGTGTCGACACACGTTACGTCCGCGCGCAGCGGCACGACCTCCTCGCCGAGGTCATCCATCGCGAGTCGGCAACCATCATTTCCCGCTGGGCCGACCGCGCACTGGCCGAACAGGGAGACCGGGAGCGGATCCACCACGCGGAGCTGATCGACCATCTCCCGCAGTTTCTCGACGACCTCAGCCGCTCCCTGGCGGAGAGCCGCGAGGACTCCAGCCGCGACCGCTGGGCCCGCGAGCATGGCCAGCAGCGCTGGCACGCCGGATGGTCGCTGCCGGAAGTCGTCCGTGACTACCAGCTGCTCCAGGTCATTCTGCTGGATCATCTGGAAGACTGCCTGGGACGCCCCCTCAGCAGCCGCGAGTTCATGGCGGTCGGCGTTGCCCTCGACGATGCCATCGCGACCAGCGTCTCGGCTTATGTCGATGAAACGGAGGGCCGGCATCGCCTCTCCGCCGACGCCCTCCGCGATCAGACACAGCGTCTCAAGGAACTCGACCGCCGCAGGAGCGAGTTTCTGGCGGTTCTCGGACACGAACTTCGCAACCCGCTCGGCCCGATCAAGACGGCGCTCGACCTGATGTCGCTCGCCTCGGACGCGGAAACGATCGGCTGGAGCCGGGACGTCCTGACCCGTCAGGTCGATCAGATGATGCGGCTGGTCGACGACCTGCTCGACTTCTCGCGGCTTTCGCAGGGGAAGCTCAACCTGCAGCGGGACCGCGTCGACTTCGCGCGGGTCGTCCGGGAAGCGGTCTCGGATCTCCGCGCCGTCTTCCAGCAGTCGGAGCTGACTCTCGATTGCGATGTGGAGGGCGCGCCAGTCTGGATCGAAGGGGACGCGGTCCGGCTGCGACAGGTCGTGACGAATCTCCTCCTGAACGCCCGGAAGTTTACGGACCCCCAGGGGCGGGTTACGGTCCGCCTCGCCGCGGACGGGAACGACGGCGGCCCCGGGACGGCGACACTCCGCATCCGCGACACCGGGATCGGGATCGAGCCGGAACTGCTCCCCCGGATCTTCGAGACGTTCACGCAGGGACGGGCCAGCCTGGAGGATGGGCGGTCCGGACTGGGGCTCGGACTGGCGCTCGTCAAGCAGCTTCTCGATCATCATTCCGGCGAGGTCGCCGCTGCGAGCGACGGGCCGGGGTGTGGCTCGGAGTTCGTCGTTCGCCTGCCGCTGCTGCCGGCGTGA
- a CDS encoding GlsB/YeaQ/YmgE family stress response membrane protein translates to MNTIMAVIGWIFFGLIAGALGRLLVPGRQAIGLGSTIALGIAGSFAGGFVHYLIRGGDPLQPSGMLMSIAGAVVVLLIALSMGSRQRI, encoded by the coding sequence ATGAACACGATCATGGCAGTCATCGGCTGGATTTTCTTCGGACTCATCGCGGGGGCCCTCGGTCGGCTCCTCGTTCCCGGTCGTCAGGCAATCGGTCTCGGCTCGACGATCGCCCTGGGGATCGCCGGCTCGTTCGCCGGTGGATTCGTGCACTACCTGATCCGCGGGGGAGATCCCCTTCAGCCGTCGGGGATGCTGATGTCCATCGCCGGGGCAGTCGTTGTGCTGCTGATCGCCCTTTCGATGGGAAGCCGGCAGCGGATCTGA
- a CDS encoding NADH-quinone oxidoreductase subunit A, whose amino-acid sequence MTDLNIHFLLSILAGSTLVLLPLLIGYFVRPSLPTEEKDAPYECGEPAIGSSYIQFDVRFYVVALLFIIFDVEVAFFFPWALIFGGATQLADTSLPPVVRSNLTDRLLDLPPGTTTADTVISAVDAHTIAKLGFLDIAVFFGVLVLGFAYVWKRGDLDWVRAMVEQARQNAARARPTMPIPALEQKPAAAAATTAS is encoded by the coding sequence ATGACAGACCTCAATATCCACTTCCTGCTGTCGATCCTGGCCGGCTCGACGCTCGTGCTTCTGCCGCTCCTGATCGGCTACTTCGTCCGGCCCAGCCTGCCGACCGAAGAAAAGGACGCTCCCTACGAGTGCGGCGAGCCGGCGATCGGCTCCAGCTACATCCAGTTCGACGTCCGGTTCTACGTCGTCGCCCTGCTGTTCATCATCTTCGACGTCGAAGTCGCCTTCTTCTTCCCCTGGGCCCTGATCTTCGGCGGAGCGACGCAGCTCGCCGACACCTCGCTCCCGCCCGTCGTCCGCTCGAACCTGACGGACCGGCTCCTCGACCTCCCCCCCGGCACGACGACCGCCGACACCGTGATCTCCGCCGTGGACGCCCACACGATCGCCAAGCTCGGCTTCCTGGACATCGCCGTCTTCTTCGGGGTCCTGGTCCTCGGCTTCGCCTACGTCTGGAAGCGGGGCGACCTCGACTGGGTGCGGGCCATGGTCGAACAGGCCCGTCAGAACGCAGCTCGCGCCCGGCCGACGATGCCGATCCCGGCCCTTGAGCAGAAGCCCGCGGCGGCGGCCGCCACCACCGCGTCGTAG
- a CDS encoding spherulation-specific family 4 protein gives MFRSVWLLLALLFPLTLPAQEEGTAAARRLRNRQFESAAQQRTGLLIPLYIYPADIETHPAYNRLIDLKRRYETVPFRVIVNPASGPGTRVDPNYTRAIDRLIGAGCTVIGYVSTDYAKRPAEEIQEDIERWVAFYPRVHGLFFDEMNYEDRDAAVDFQLSLKEAGERSGFWPIVANPGTDTPGRFFAAEAADCFVVHEGETWPEERRIQGDRPGGYGDFPPWTRAVLVHSTTRFDKNSLHVVRRYARWVYVTEDPYRPGREGEENPWDTLSRHMEAMCEELAR, from the coding sequence ATGTTCCGATCCGTGTGGCTGCTGCTCGCCCTCCTCTTTCCCCTCACGCTGCCCGCCCAGGAAGAAGGAACCGCCGCCGCCCGCCGACTGCGGAACCGCCAGTTCGAATCCGCCGCCCAGCAGCGGACCGGCCTCCTGATCCCGCTGTACATCTACCCCGCAGACATCGAGACCCACCCGGCCTACAACCGCCTCATCGACCTCAAACGCCGCTACGAGACTGTTCCGTTCCGCGTCATCGTCAACCCCGCCTCGGGGCCCGGCACCCGCGTCGACCCCAACTACACACGGGCCATCGACCGCCTCATCGGCGCCGGATGCACCGTCATCGGCTACGTCTCGACGGACTACGCCAAGCGCCCCGCCGAAGAGATCCAGGAGGACATCGAACGCTGGGTCGCGTTCTACCCCCGCGTCCACGGCCTGTTCTTCGACGAGATGAACTACGAGGACCGCGACGCCGCGGTCGATTTCCAGCTCTCCCTGAAGGAAGCCGGCGAGCGGTCCGGGTTCTGGCCCATCGTCGCCAATCCCGGAACGGACACCCCCGGCCGGTTCTTTGCCGCCGAAGCCGCGGACTGCTTCGTCGTCCATGAAGGCGAAACGTGGCCCGAGGAACGGAGGATTCAGGGGGACCGCCCCGGCGGCTACGGCGATTTTCCGCCATGGACGCGGGCGGTGCTCGTGCACTCGACGACGCGGTTCGACAAGAACTCGCTTCACGTCGTCCGCCGCTACGCCCGCTGGGTCTACGTCACAGAGGATCCCTATCGGCCAGGACGAGAGGGGGAGGAAAACCCCTGGGACACGCTCTCCCGCCACATGGAAGCGATGTGCGAAGAGCTGGCCCGCTGA
- a CDS encoding GNAT family N-acetyltransferase, with protein MLIRPLHPDDAETYRRLRLEGLRDSPASFASSFEEERSLTLAEVAERLSPGPDQVVLGAFVADDLAGVVGLRREPKRKLAHKAFLWGVYVTPSHRRRGVARELMTRAIEEAERWPGLRQINLGVNAANGGALALYESLGFRAFGTERGFMLVDGVLHDEHHMVRILSAANA; from the coding sequence ATGCTGATTCGCCCGCTCCATCCCGATGACGCCGAGACGTACCGGAGACTGCGGCTGGAGGGACTCCGCGACTCCCCGGCGTCGTTCGCGTCGAGCTTCGAGGAAGAACGGTCCCTCACCCTGGCCGAGGTCGCAGAGCGGCTCAGTCCCGGTCCGGACCAGGTGGTTCTGGGGGCGTTCGTCGCGGACGATCTGGCCGGAGTGGTCGGACTCCGCCGTGAGCCCAAGCGCAAGCTGGCTCACAAGGCCTTTCTGTGGGGTGTCTATGTGACCCCCAGCCACCGCCGCCGGGGCGTGGCCCGCGAACTCATGACCCGGGCGATCGAGGAAGCGGAACGCTGGCCGGGGCTGCGGCAGATCAATCTCGGCGTCAACGCGGCAAACGGCGGGGCCCTCGCTCTCTACGAATCGCTGGGCTTCCGGGCGTTCGGCACTGAGCGAGGCTTTATGCTGGTCGACGGCGTTCTGCACGACGAACACCACATGGTTCGGATCCTGTCGGCCGCGAATGCGTGA
- a CDS encoding bifunctional nuclease family protein, protein MLVEMQLARIIISEINDQQVVFLKEVDGGRSFPILIGIFEATSIDRRVQGNVPPRPLTHDLVKSVIEELGAEAEDVVITRLVEHTYYAAIRVRHRGELHEIDCRPSDAIALAVHYEPHLPIYVDEDVLSQVS, encoded by the coding sequence GTGCTTGTCGAGATGCAGCTCGCCCGGATCATCATCAGCGAGATCAACGATCAGCAGGTGGTTTTCCTCAAAGAGGTGGATGGCGGCCGTTCGTTCCCGATCCTGATCGGGATCTTCGAGGCGACGAGCATCGACCGCCGGGTGCAGGGGAACGTACCGCCGCGTCCTCTCACGCATGACCTGGTCAAATCGGTGATCGAGGAGCTGGGGGCGGAGGCGGAGGACGTGGTGATCACGCGGCTGGTCGAGCATACGTACTATGCCGCGATCCGTGTGCGGCATCGAGGGGAGCTGCACGAGATTGACTGCCGGCCGAGCGACGCGATCGCTCTGGCGGTGCATTATGAACCGCATCTCCCGATCTACGTCGACGAGGATGTCCTCTCGCAAGTGAGCTAG